From Calditerrivibrio sp.:
CAAAGTGTGAGGTAAAGTTCTTGCAAAGGGATGACAATATAATCTACACTAATGTAGACATGACTGAAATTGTTGAGGGAAGATACATAATTATTTTTGAAGATGTTTCTGATCATGTCAAGGAAAGGAATAGGCTCAAGTATCTTTCGGAAACTGATGATTTAACAAAAGTTTTAAATAGAAGATCTTTTGTGAAGTTTGCTACTGAGACCTTATTAAGTAAAAATTATGATAGAGTTTCCCTTGCAATAATAGATATAGATAGATTTAAAGATATCAATGATACCTATGGGCATGATGTTGGTGATGAGGTGTTGATAGATATAGCAAATTTTATAAAAAATCAGTTGAGGGAAAATGAAATATTTGGTCGATTGGGTGGTGAAGAGTTTGGAATATGTTTCCCTATTGGAAAAGAGATTGCTTATAATATATGTGAGAGGGTTAGGATGAAAATGGAAAAGGCTCTTTTCTCTTCAAAAAAGATATCTGTTAAAGTAAGTATTGGAATATCTGATAATACCTTATCGAATGTATTTGAAGAGTTATATAAAAGAGCCGATCAGTGTCTTTATAGAGCTAAAAACAGTGGAAGAAATAGAGTTGTTGTGGCAGATCAATTATCGTTATAGCTACTTAGTGATTAAAAAAATCTTGACAATATCTTAAATTTTGATATATTAACAATCCGCTTCTAGGAAGGGGGCCAATAGCTCAGCTGGCTAGAGCCACCGGCTCATAACCGGTAGGTCCCAGGTTCGAGTCCTGGTTGGCCCACCATTTTAAGTGGGACTTTGATGACTATTAAAATTGACTCTATAATTGCTTATATCGAAAACAAGATCTGTGACACTTCAAGATATTACGAATGGGACAACAATGGACTTCAAGTAGATTCCAGACGAAATCTTATAGATAAAGTAGCATTTGCTTTAGACCCCACAGAAGAAAACATAAAGGTTGCTATTAAGGAAGGGTGTGGGCTTTTGATAACCCATCACCCTCTTTTTTTTGGTAACGTTAAAAATGTATCTTTTACATCACCCATCGGTAGAAAAATAGAACTTGCTATAAAAAACGACATATCCATCTATTCTTACCATACAACCTTAGATCTTGCTAATTATTCCCTGAATGATCTATTGGCAGATAAGTTAGAGTTTAATGTATTATCGTGTTTTGAGGTTTTGGGTAATGATAAGTTTTATAAGTTTGTTGTTTTTGTTCCAAAAGGTTATGAAAATAGAATTATAGATGTTTTCGAAAGTTGTGATGCTGGCAAGATAGGAAATTATAGTTGTTGTAGCTTCTACACAGAAGGCGTTGGAACATTCAAACCTTTAGAAGGTACTAATCCTTTTATTGGTAAAAAAGGTGTTTTAGAAGAAGTCCATGAGTACAGGCTTGAAACAATTGTACCTGAGAAAGCGTTGAATAAGCTCATAAGATCTGTTGAGATTGTTCATCCTTATGAGGAAATAGCCTATGATGTTTACCCCCTTAAGATAAATCGTCCTTA
This genomic window contains:
- a CDS encoding diguanylate cyclase, which produces MDANYELFLTNDILFDKSIVPMIFVDDQRVIRKVNQRFLQLFGYEKEEVMGKQTSILTPSVEYFHEYRKYFERTKSGFIQSNELLYKKKDGGLFWVKLTGVPILIEGVEYVLWSFEDITYEVEIRNKLYESNKELETIFEKVKVGLVYVVDNKIKKVNPFFLKIIGDKEENILDKRIEAFLPCFYDKLPKCEVKFLQRDDNIIYTNVDMTEIVEGRYIIIFEDVSDHVKERNRLKYLSETDDLTKVLNRRSFVKFATETLLSKNYDRVSLAIIDIDRFKDINDTYGHDVGDEVLIDIANFIKNQLRENEIFGRLGGEEFGICFPIGKEIAYNICERVRMKMEKALFSSKKISVKVSIGISDNTLSNVFEELYKRADQCLYRAKNSGRNRVVVADQLSL
- a CDS encoding Nif3-like dinuclear metal center hexameric protein — its product is MTIKIDSIIAYIENKICDTSRYYEWDNNGLQVDSRRNLIDKVAFALDPTEENIKVAIKEGCGLLITHHPLFFGNVKNVSFTSPIGRKIELAIKNDISIYSYHTTLDLANYSLNDLLADKLEFNVLSCFEVLGNDKFYKFVVFVPKGYENRIIDVFESCDAGKIGNYSCCSFYTEGVGTFKPLEGTNPFIGKKGVLEEVHEYRLETIVPEKALNKLIRSVEIVHPYEEIAYDVYPLKINRPYGLGRIVDFGKNMDLIDLCEHILKKLNLREIRHNGLDGIVSNKGAILTGSGASYWKICRDKGIKFLITGDMKHHDALDAYENGIAVIDVGHFQTEKIFMNYLAETVKRDIGVEVVVIDEKSPIKLYVRKEDIDA